In the Corynebacterium kroppenstedtii genome, one interval contains:
- the smc gene encoding chromosome segregation protein SMC, with protein MYLKSLTLKGFKSFASSTTLKLEPGICAVVGPNGSGKSNVVDALAWVMGEQGAKSLRGGSMDDVIFAGTGARKPLGRAEVTLTIDNSDGALPIDYSEVSITRRVFRDGGGEYEINGARARLMDIQELLSDSGIGREMHVIVGQGRLSTILESKPEDRRAYIEEAAGVLKHRRRKDKAQRKLVSMQANVDRLRDLTTELERQLKPLARQAEAAQKAATVQSDLREARLNLAAHSLITARDDADELTRRANEAREKEETLVDKLEELREHVDELERRVAELGPRSDEAQQLWFRLSSLSERVMATGRIAADRASAGDQTEDYRGPDPEDLEARAREAAEREEETIATMEEAAERLETIREQVDEKEEKAQQIEKEHLAALRAIADRREGVARLDASEDSARQRLEAANDDLQRATKAVDAVVPALAQAKSDLDSVQAALQDHDAQAGSILDRVSEAERDVVSADDRLRELRDTDRNYERSISALQSRIDTLEATVRPTNGVSWLRTNSSVEWGSFVDSISVERGWEAALSSTLGAAAEAITAPGDVSATVGEALESLVAADAGRAWVMGQSQESTWRLDADLPTGCEWFLDKVAVDSEFIHAVTGLLVDVVAVPSVAAGLALVRGDARLRAVTQSGIVIGPGWMSGGSGEATTFDIKSSVDQAQEELADYTAKARELAGTIAGAETTVQERRDALGSARAAHTEFTAVASNLKERVNTAEAAVDRLKKELHEVQQNRAHAEGRIDNIHAELADLADRRSRIDAEISDADDSTEESSAIARDQAHEELTQVRAMETEARLALRSAEERASAIKGQAERLRRQAEHERAHRRRHEEAQRARRRARQRAAHIAQWCESLAKRVDTAVHKAADERDTLHARMSEATAQRGRARDALSAITTQREHALKTTHDADVQREAALVRVEQAEKHIVEQLGLNPDDVVASQDLSDFDPASEKKRLASAERALKQLGKVNPLALEEYKALEERYSFLSTQLMDVEQAREDLRGVIKDVDATILQLFTDAWEDVQAEFPRVFETLFPGGEGRLSLTDPDDMLTTGIEVHARPPGKRVTRLSLLSGGEKSLTALALLVAIFRARPSPFYVMDEVEAALDDVNLRRLIALFEELREDSQLIVITHQKPTMDIANVLYGVTMRGDGMTRVISQRMSPHSQPVSAPAVAGSSAGSPAGSPDAP; from the coding sequence ATGTACCTGAAGTCGCTGACCCTTAAAGGATTCAAGTCCTTTGCTTCGTCGACGACCTTAAAACTCGAACCCGGCATTTGTGCGGTCGTCGGGCCGAATGGGTCAGGAAAATCTAACGTTGTTGATGCCCTCGCATGGGTCATGGGTGAACAAGGCGCCAAGTCTTTGCGTGGCGGAAGCATGGACGACGTCATCTTCGCCGGAACGGGCGCACGCAAACCTCTTGGTCGTGCTGAAGTCACCCTCACGATCGACAATTCCGACGGTGCCCTGCCGATCGACTATTCAGAAGTCTCCATCACCCGACGGGTGTTTCGCGATGGGGGTGGCGAGTATGAAATAAACGGTGCCAGAGCCCGTTTGATGGACATCCAAGAATTGCTCTCTGACTCGGGAATCGGTCGAGAGATGCACGTGATTGTGGGGCAGGGACGACTGTCTACCATCTTGGAATCCAAACCGGAGGATCGACGAGCTTATATCGAAGAGGCAGCCGGAGTCTTGAAGCATCGTCGCCGAAAAGACAAAGCCCAGCGCAAGCTTGTTTCTATGCAGGCTAATGTGGACCGATTGCGCGACCTCACCACAGAACTAGAGCGACAACTCAAACCGCTGGCTAGGCAGGCGGAAGCAGCCCAAAAAGCCGCGACGGTGCAGTCGGACCTTCGCGAAGCTCGCCTCAATCTCGCAGCGCACTCGCTGATCACCGCGCGGGATGATGCCGACGAGTTGACGCGGCGCGCCAATGAGGCGCGAGAGAAAGAAGAAACCCTCGTCGATAAGCTCGAGGAGTTGCGCGAACATGTCGATGAACTGGAACGTCGCGTTGCTGAGCTAGGACCGCGAAGCGACGAGGCTCAGCAGCTGTGGTTCCGGTTGTCGTCCTTGTCGGAGCGTGTCATGGCGACCGGCCGTATCGCAGCCGACCGAGCTTCGGCCGGTGATCAAACCGAAGACTACCGCGGCCCGGACCCAGAGGATCTAGAAGCGCGCGCACGTGAGGCTGCAGAGCGCGAAGAAGAGACCATTGCCACGATGGAAGAAGCAGCTGAACGGTTGGAGACGATCCGTGAGCAGGTTGATGAAAAAGAAGAGAAAGCTCAGCAGATTGAGAAAGAGCACTTAGCTGCTTTGCGGGCTATCGCGGATCGCCGGGAGGGGGTCGCCCGTTTAGATGCCTCGGAAGACTCCGCACGGCAGCGGTTGGAGGCTGCGAATGATGATCTACAGCGTGCAACAAAGGCAGTAGATGCGGTTGTTCCGGCATTAGCCCAGGCGAAAAGCGATCTTGATTCAGTCCAAGCTGCCCTTCAGGACCACGATGCCCAGGCAGGGTCGATATTGGATCGGGTCAGTGAAGCCGAGCGCGATGTTGTGAGCGCGGATGATCGCCTCCGTGAACTCCGCGATACCGATCGAAACTACGAACGGTCCATATCCGCACTTCAATCGCGCATTGATACCTTAGAAGCGACTGTTCGTCCCACCAATGGGGTCTCGTGGCTTCGCACGAATTCGTCGGTGGAGTGGGGGTCATTTGTCGATTCAATCAGCGTGGAACGTGGATGGGAAGCGGCCTTATCGTCGACGCTGGGGGCGGCCGCTGAGGCAATAACCGCACCAGGGGATGTGTCGGCAACTGTGGGTGAAGCCCTTGAATCGCTCGTCGCTGCCGATGCTGGTCGTGCGTGGGTTATGGGCCAATCGCAGGAGTCCACTTGGCGGTTAGATGCGGACCTTCCCACCGGATGCGAGTGGTTCTTAGACAAAGTGGCGGTGGATAGTGAATTTATCCACGCGGTGACTGGTCTTCTTGTTGACGTCGTTGCAGTCCCTTCGGTTGCCGCTGGGCTTGCCTTGGTACGCGGTGATGCCAGGCTACGTGCTGTGACGCAGAGCGGAATTGTTATCGGCCCCGGTTGGATGAGCGGGGGCTCGGGTGAAGCCACAACCTTTGACATCAAGTCCTCCGTTGACCAGGCACAAGAAGAATTAGCTGACTACACGGCAAAGGCAAGGGAACTCGCTGGCACCATTGCCGGCGCAGAGACGACGGTGCAGGAACGACGAGATGCCCTGGGGTCTGCCCGCGCTGCACACACTGAGTTCACCGCCGTGGCGTCGAACCTCAAAGAGCGCGTAAACACTGCGGAAGCGGCCGTCGACCGTTTGAAGAAGGAGCTTCACGAGGTTCAACAGAACCGTGCCCATGCCGAAGGGCGCATTGATAACATCCACGCCGAACTTGCTGATCTGGCTGATCGACGCTCCCGCATCGACGCGGAAATTAGTGACGCGGACGATTCCACTGAGGAGTCTTCAGCGATTGCCCGAGACCAGGCCCATGAAGAACTGACTCAAGTCCGCGCGATGGAAACCGAGGCACGGTTAGCGTTGCGTAGTGCCGAGGAACGAGCTTCAGCGATTAAAGGCCAGGCGGAGAGGTTGCGACGCCAAGCCGAGCATGAGCGAGCTCACCGACGTCGGCACGAAGAAGCGCAGCGGGCTCGTCGCCGTGCACGTCAACGAGCAGCACATATCGCTCAGTGGTGCGAAAGCCTGGCGAAACGAGTGGACACCGCCGTTCATAAGGCGGCTGACGAGCGCGACACACTCCACGCCCGCATGTCGGAAGCGACAGCACAGCGGGGGCGCGCACGGGATGCGTTAAGTGCCATCACGACGCAGCGCGAACACGCACTAAAAACAACGCATGATGCGGATGTTCAACGTGAAGCAGCGCTGGTTCGTGTGGAACAGGCTGAAAAGCATATCGTTGAGCAGCTTGGTCTCAATCCCGACGATGTCGTAGCCAGCCAGGATCTCTCAGACTTCGATCCCGCGTCGGAAAAGAAGCGCTTAGCGTCTGCGGAGCGTGCGTTGAAACAGCTCGGTAAAGTCAATCCTTTGGCTCTCGAGGAATATAAGGCTCTGGAGGAGCGCTATTCATTTCTATCCACGCAGCTCATGGATGTTGAGCAGGCCCGCGAGGATCTCCGCGGTGTGATTAAAGATGTCGATGCCACAATTTTGCAGCTCTTCACCGATGCCTGGGAGGATGTCCAAGCCGAATTCCCGCGCGTGTTTGAGACATTGTTCCCCGGTGGCGAAGGGCGGTTGTCCTTGACCGATCCCGATGACATGCTGACAACTGGTATCGAGGTTCACGCACGTCCGCCTGGAAAGAGAGTCACGAGGCTATCGCTGCTGTCCGGAGGTGAAAAGTCGTTGACAGCACTAGCCTTATTGGTAGCGATCTTTCGCGCTCGGCCATCCCCGTTCTATGTCATGGATGAGGTAGAAGCGGCTCTGGATGATGTCAATCTTCGACGGTTGATTGCGCTCTTTGAAGAGCTTCGAGAAGACTCACAGTTGATTGTGATTACACACCAGAAACCGACGATGGACATTGCGAATGTGCTGTATGGCGTGACAATGCGCGGCGACGGGATGACACGTGTAATCTCTCAACGAATGAGCCCTCACTCCCAGCCAGTGAGCGCCCCTGCTGTGGCTGGCTCATCTGCCGGATCACCTGCTGGCTCACCGGACGCGCCGTGA
- the ftsY gene encoding signal recognition particle-docking protein FtsY, whose product MSPVVLWTVVGVVVVLVLLALLIILGLHRRKKNTVSFENKASDTEEKKHPDSGNYQAKGGFNFAAGPATGHKPSQADVVAGEFGQTKQTKKEPAPAPAGSTSSQSKQAVVSDTMSEEELSAPQSSEPSDDIRADEAPKSPDDHVAGVTESPETVDREQDEPVVPPADEAANVEVSKANEADTAAAVKKSEKGTEETKTSADSGNPGEEDKAEPPAQPGETESSLTPAEEEPSAESVVAASSAQAEKAEAEDSAEKQEPAPESSELLESDLTEKEKTEAEEAAAAAQSVAVGAEAAADLARKSSAAEESTSASDHTDEDASAVTEVEPDEPAETPEPVDGRIHRLRGRLSRSQNAIGKGVLGILGGGDLDEDAWEDVEDTLVMADLGTSATMKVVDSLREKIASQGVSSEQEARALLRQALIESCHPEMDRSIRAMPYDGKPAVILVVGVNGTGKTTTAGKLARVLTAMGHSVLLGAADTFRAAAADQLEAWGSRVNARTVRGPEGADPASVAFDAVAAGVADHADVVVLDTAGRLHTKNNLMDQLGKVKRVVEKKAVVDEVLLVLDATVGQNGLVQARIFAETVDITGVVLTKLDGTAKGGIVFQVQEELGVPVKMVGLGEGVDDLAPFEVEGFVDALLG is encoded by the coding sequence ATGTCTCCTGTTGTGTTGTGGACCGTTGTTGGCGTTGTCGTTGTCCTGGTGCTCCTTGCGCTCCTCATTATTTTGGGGCTGCATAGGCGTAAAAAGAACACAGTGTCATTCGAAAATAAGGCCAGTGACACTGAGGAGAAAAAGCATCCAGATTCGGGCAATTACCAGGCAAAAGGCGGATTTAATTTCGCAGCCGGCCCTGCGACGGGGCACAAACCGTCACAGGCCGACGTCGTCGCCGGCGAATTTGGTCAAACGAAGCAGACTAAAAAAGAACCGGCACCGGCTCCTGCCGGGAGCACCTCCTCGCAGAGTAAGCAGGCGGTTGTCTCGGACACTATGTCCGAAGAAGAACTGTCTGCACCTCAATCGAGTGAGCCGTCCGATGACATCCGTGCCGACGAGGCGCCAAAGAGCCCCGATGATCACGTCGCCGGGGTGACTGAATCTCCGGAAACCGTTGATCGCGAGCAGGATGAGCCGGTCGTTCCCCCCGCTGACGAAGCAGCTAACGTCGAGGTCAGCAAGGCTAATGAGGCTGACACGGCCGCAGCCGTTAAGAAATCCGAAAAAGGAACAGAAGAAACAAAGACTTCGGCGGACAGCGGTAACCCTGGCGAAGAGGACAAGGCAGAGCCGCCAGCGCAGCCGGGAGAGACGGAATCGTCCTTGACGCCCGCGGAGGAGGAGCCGTCCGCGGAATCAGTCGTTGCGGCATCGTCAGCACAAGCCGAAAAGGCTGAGGCTGAAGACTCTGCGGAGAAACAGGAACCGGCGCCGGAGAGCAGTGAACTTTTGGAGAGCGACCTCACTGAGAAAGAGAAAACCGAAGCCGAAGAGGCAGCTGCTGCAGCGCAGTCGGTTGCCGTCGGTGCGGAAGCAGCTGCCGACCTTGCGCGCAAGAGTAGCGCGGCTGAGGAGAGTACATCGGCCAGCGACCACACTGATGAAGACGCCTCGGCTGTAACTGAGGTTGAGCCGGACGAGCCGGCAGAAACCCCCGAGCCAGTCGATGGGCGTATCCATCGTTTGCGCGGGCGCCTGTCTCGTTCCCAGAACGCTATCGGTAAGGGCGTTTTAGGAATCCTTGGTGGTGGCGATCTGGACGAGGATGCGTGGGAAGACGTTGAAGACACTCTCGTCATGGCGGACTTGGGTACTTCTGCCACGATGAAAGTGGTTGATTCCCTGCGGGAGAAAATCGCTTCTCAGGGAGTTTCCTCCGAGCAAGAAGCCCGAGCTCTGCTCCGCCAGGCTCTAATTGAGTCGTGCCACCCGGAGATGGACCGCTCTATCCGAGCGATGCCGTATGACGGCAAACCGGCTGTGATTCTTGTTGTCGGAGTAAACGGAACTGGTAAGACGACTACGGCTGGAAAGCTGGCACGAGTGTTGACTGCCATGGGCCACAGCGTGCTTTTGGGTGCTGCGGATACCTTCCGTGCCGCGGCGGCCGATCAGCTTGAAGCATGGGGGAGTCGTGTCAATGCCCGTACTGTGCGTGGGCCCGAAGGTGCCGATCCAGCATCGGTGGCATTCGACGCGGTGGCTGCTGGGGTTGCTGATCACGCGGATGTTGTTGTTTTGGATACTGCGGGCCGGCTCCACACGAAAAATAACCTGATGGATCAGTTGGGCAAAGTGAAGCGTGTTGTGGAAAAGAAGGCTGTCGTGGATGAAGTCCTTCTGGTTCTCGACGCGACTGTTGGTCAGAATGGTCTGGTCCAAGCCCGTATCTTTGCGGAAACAGTGGACATTACTGGTGTGGTCCTGACTAAGTTGGATGGTACGGCCAAGGGCGGAATTGTCTTCCAGGTGCAGGAAGAGCTCGGTGTTCCAGTGAAGATGGTTGGCCTGGGGGAGGGCGTTGATGATTTAGCCCCGTTTGAGGTTGAGGGGTTTGTTGACGCACTGCTCGGGTAA
- a CDS encoding GDSL-type esterase/lipase family protein has translation MSLAKKLSALVGVIAVGAGAAVAAHPAEAEGDSNIVLLGDSYMATPNQLALLNDHIQAAIPVAPRFAPVTGSAASGCPIDQHDVGSALQTISGRKVENYACSGATLAAAPTQSNLNPNRLDTLVTKAIDSGALNPNTQAVPILIGINDFYKTGYAWSFTPEDPAHEAEAGAELDKAAHRIREAAPNAKLIFLSYPQITAPEAPNMMCWIQAGDLRPFNTPGFGFQNAFNIIKRQQSSAAERNGGTYVDMTESTSGIVRVLPVGITGCQV, from the coding sequence ATGTCCTTAGCTAAAAAGCTCTCTGCCCTCGTTGGTGTTATTGCGGTTGGTGCTGGTGCAGCCGTAGCGGCTCACCCAGCCGAAGCTGAGGGAGATTCAAATATTGTGCTGTTGGGTGATTCTTATATGGCCACCCCAAACCAGCTGGCTCTCCTCAATGATCACATCCAAGCAGCAATCCCCGTCGCTCCGAGGTTTGCTCCTGTAACGGGTTCAGCTGCTTCCGGGTGCCCCATTGACCAGCATGATGTCGGGTCTGCCTTGCAGACTATTTCGGGCCGAAAAGTTGAGAACTACGCATGTTCAGGCGCTACTTTGGCCGCTGCACCGACTCAAAGTAATTTGAATCCCAATCGTCTTGATACCTTGGTGACCAAGGCAATCGACAGTGGAGCATTGAATCCGAATACGCAAGCTGTTCCGATTCTGATCGGTATCAATGACTTCTATAAGACGGGTTACGCGTGGAGCTTCACTCCCGAGGATCCTGCCCACGAGGCCGAAGCCGGTGCGGAATTGGACAAAGCAGCTCATCGTATCCGCGAAGCCGCTCCGAACGCCAAGCTTATTTTCTTGTCCTATCCTCAGATCACCGCGCCTGAAGCGCCGAATATGATGTGCTGGATTCAGGCCGGCGACCTTCGCCCGTTCAACACTCCTGGCTTCGGCTTCCAAAACGCTTTTAATATTATTAAGCGTCAGCAATCTTCGGCTGCAGAGCGTAACGGTGGCACCTATGTTGACATGACCGAATCGACTTCGGGCATAGTACGTGTGCTCCCGGTCGGGATAACTGGGTGTCAGGTTTGA
- a CDS encoding ammonium transporter has product MLISASLVLLMTPAVAFFYGGMSRQKSTLNMMMMSFGALGAIGVIYVLWGYSMSYSSGDIGGIFANPVTNFGLRGILPSDDGTFPTGSNGYPEIVDVAFQLTFAVITVALISGSLANRVKFSTWLVFSVLWVTFAFFPLAHMVWGGGLLSGSDHSLAAWLFGTTMDDGEKVAKIAPIDFAGGTVVHINAGVAGLVLALIVGKSRDFLKAPQRPHNLPLTMIGTTFLWFGWFGFNAGSAFAADGNAALAWVNTTVAACAAMMAWLAVERIRDGHATSLGAASGVVAGLVAITPACGNLTPVTSIILGAIAGVISAYGVGLKYKLKFDDSLDVVGVHLLSGIWGTVGVGLLAKDHAGLLTGGGADGFRLFIIQVVIAVVAMVFTAIITTVIGTILSAAMGWRIDDSAERGGIDFAMHSETAYDFVGMDIR; this is encoded by the coding sequence ATGCTTATCAGCGCGTCTTTGGTGTTGTTAATGACGCCTGCCGTCGCCTTTTTCTATGGCGGAATGTCACGTCAAAAGTCCACTCTCAACATGATGATGATGTCATTTGGGGCTCTCGGGGCAATCGGAGTTATTTATGTGCTGTGGGGATACTCGATGTCGTATTCCAGCGGTGACATCGGCGGCATTTTCGCTAACCCAGTCACCAACTTTGGGCTACGAGGGATTCTCCCGTCCGACGATGGAACGTTCCCCACGGGGAGTAATGGCTACCCCGAAATTGTCGACGTCGCGTTCCAGCTGACGTTCGCGGTAATTACGGTAGCGCTTATCTCTGGTTCTCTTGCCAACCGTGTGAAATTCTCCACTTGGCTCGTGTTTTCCGTGCTGTGGGTCACTTTCGCATTCTTTCCTTTGGCCCACATGGTGTGGGGTGGGGGTCTGCTGTCCGGCTCTGATCACAGCCTTGCTGCGTGGTTATTCGGGACAACGATGGACGACGGCGAAAAAGTCGCGAAAATCGCTCCGATCGACTTCGCAGGGGGAACAGTGGTCCACATCAACGCTGGTGTTGCAGGCTTAGTCTTGGCCCTCATCGTGGGTAAGTCGCGTGACTTCTTGAAAGCTCCTCAGCGCCCTCACAACCTTCCCCTCACCATGATTGGTACGACATTCCTGTGGTTTGGCTGGTTCGGTTTTAACGCTGGATCCGCCTTCGCTGCGGACGGCAATGCTGCTTTGGCGTGGGTCAACACAACGGTGGCGGCCTGTGCTGCAATGATGGCCTGGCTTGCGGTCGAACGCATACGAGATGGACACGCCACCTCCCTAGGTGCGGCATCCGGTGTCGTTGCTGGTCTGGTTGCTATCACGCCGGCTTGTGGAAACTTAACCCCTGTGACGTCGATCATCCTCGGTGCTATCGCGGGAGTTATTTCGGCCTACGGAGTTGGCCTCAAGTACAAACTAAAGTTTGACGACTCCTTAGACGTCGTCGGTGTTCACCTCCTATCGGGTATTTGGGGAACGGTTGGCGTCGGCTTGCTAGCGAAAGACCACGCTGGGCTTTTGACAGGCGGCGGGGCAGATGGCTTTCGGTTATTCATCATTCAGGTGGTCATCGCAGTCGTCGCCATGGTGTTCACGGCAATCATCACCACAGTCATCGGAACTATTCTCTCGGCTGCCATGGGGTGGCGTATCGACGATTCCGCTGAACGAGGTGGAATTGACTTCGCTATGCATAGTGAGACCGCTTATGACTTTGTCGGAATGGACATTCGGTAG
- a CDS encoding P-II family nitrogen regulator: protein MKLVTAIVKPFTLTDIKESLENIGVRGMTVTEVQGFGQQKGHTEVYRGAEYAVDFVSKIKIEVVVSDDLYSDVIESIISASRTGKIGDGKIWVTPVDDVARVRTAERGEDAV, encoded by the coding sequence GTGAAGCTTGTCACCGCTATTGTGAAGCCCTTTACGCTCACTGATATTAAGGAGTCCTTGGAAAATATCGGCGTGCGTGGCATGACGGTTACTGAGGTCCAAGGATTTGGGCAGCAAAAAGGGCATACCGAGGTTTATCGTGGGGCTGAATATGCAGTTGACTTCGTCTCAAAGATAAAGATTGAAGTTGTTGTGTCGGATGATTTGTATTCCGACGTCATTGAATCAATTATTTCCGCATCCCGTACCGGGAAGATCGGTGACGGGAAGATTTGGGTAACACCGGTCGATGATGTCGCGCGAGTCCGGACGGCGGAACGCGGTGAGGACGCTGTATAA
- a CDS encoding [protein-PII] uridylyltransferase gives MRHEPTAPSGQLNGNNSDGLPSSPASVREAVTGAYEELLSQCDLPDGFALCGTGSFARREMTHYSDLDVTLLHADGIKSDVVASVAESVWYPLWDRNIPLDHSVRTVSGMISTASADMTAALSLVDLRFVTGDEELASSARAKIMADWRTSIPQRFDSLVASAASRWHRSGSVVAMTRPDLKHGRGGLRDAQLLRALALAQVANATVSETDYQLLLDVRTLLHDSVRRARDILDPEFAADIAVAMGRGDRYALSEEVAAAARNIDAALTIGFSTARAALPSRTALRRPIRRPLDEGVVDHGGQIALARSAKMDDPGLPLRVAATATRTGLPVGEAVWTRLESCPPLPEPWPSSSLSDFCAILAGGDRTNDVVEAMDRHNLWEPIVPGWRRIRGVMPRERTHVLTLDKHALAVVKQAAENTIHVPRPDLLLLAALYHDLGKRTGDEDNPEDHSAVGARMVKNAAQRMGLNPADTRVLELLVAHHTDLMRLAVNQDPNDPETAHELVACVDSSPLVLDLLEVLTACDAQGTGPTVWTPRAAASVRRVARVARSQMRIAPVQHPDFAADVVDLKETSSPVEIQDDKHFWRLILDDDDPSALQRVINLMLDRKWHILQARIMCDEPTDKGLTQTVAMFALHPVHEGKPDNSVLQSLYAQQKSRQTRLPFTKDDAELVWNGDILEVRARDRLGVLAAVIGALPELRWATVSTFADTVVDQFGVKPGLTRKEKDAAVMRIRHALGD, from the coding sequence GTGCGGCACGAGCCAACTGCGCCTTCAGGGCAGTTGAATGGGAATAATTCAGACGGCCTTCCGTCGTCGCCGGCGTCGGTTCGGGAGGCAGTCACGGGTGCCTATGAAGAACTGCTCAGTCAGTGCGACTTACCCGATGGTTTCGCGCTGTGCGGAACGGGATCTTTTGCCCGTCGCGAAATGACTCATTATTCCGATCTCGATGTGACGCTGCTGCACGCGGACGGCATCAAATCGGATGTGGTGGCCTCGGTCGCCGAATCGGTGTGGTACCCGTTGTGGGATCGCAACATTCCGCTCGATCATTCCGTGCGGACAGTGTCGGGAATGATCTCGACGGCATCGGCGGACATGACCGCCGCGCTATCGTTGGTGGACCTTCGCTTCGTCACCGGTGACGAAGAACTCGCCAGCTCGGCGAGGGCGAAAATCATGGCGGATTGGCGGACCTCCATCCCTCAACGCTTTGACTCTTTGGTTGCTTCAGCAGCATCTCGATGGCACCGCTCGGGATCGGTTGTCGCGATGACCCGCCCAGATCTCAAGCACGGTCGTGGCGGGCTTCGTGACGCCCAGCTGTTGCGTGCGCTAGCTCTCGCGCAGGTTGCTAATGCCACTGTGTCTGAGACGGACTATCAGCTGTTATTAGACGTACGCACACTTTTGCATGATTCCGTGCGTCGTGCCCGCGACATCCTCGATCCCGAGTTTGCAGCCGATATCGCCGTCGCCATGGGGCGCGGGGACCGATATGCGTTATCCGAAGAGGTTGCCGCCGCGGCACGAAACATTGACGCCGCATTGACGATCGGTTTTTCGACGGCACGCGCGGCTCTACCGTCACGCACGGCCCTTCGTCGCCCCATCCGGCGTCCTCTCGACGAAGGTGTGGTGGATCATGGAGGACAGATCGCTTTAGCTCGCTCGGCGAAGATGGACGATCCCGGTCTCCCTCTGCGCGTAGCGGCCACCGCCACGAGAACAGGCCTCCCCGTCGGTGAAGCCGTCTGGACGCGGCTAGAGTCCTGCCCTCCGTTGCCCGAGCCCTGGCCGTCATCGTCACTCTCTGATTTTTGCGCGATTCTTGCTGGTGGAGATCGAACAAACGACGTCGTCGAAGCCATGGATCGACACAATCTCTGGGAACCAATCGTGCCTGGGTGGCGCCGGATTCGTGGAGTCATGCCGCGGGAACGAACCCACGTGTTGACTTTGGATAAGCACGCGCTCGCGGTGGTGAAGCAAGCCGCAGAAAACACGATCCATGTTCCCCGCCCCGATCTTCTTCTGCTTGCTGCTTTGTACCATGACCTGGGCAAGCGAACGGGGGATGAGGATAATCCCGAGGACCATAGCGCGGTCGGTGCACGGATGGTCAAAAATGCTGCTCAACGTATGGGCCTCAATCCCGCCGATACGCGCGTGCTGGAATTGTTGGTTGCCCACCATACGGATCTGATGCGGCTCGCTGTGAACCAGGATCCCAATGATCCGGAGACCGCGCATGAGCTGGTCGCTTGCGTTGATAGCAGCCCATTGGTTCTTGACCTTCTCGAGGTGCTCACCGCATGTGATGCCCAGGGGACTGGTCCCACCGTGTGGACCCCGCGAGCTGCTGCTTCTGTCCGACGCGTAGCCCGCGTGGCTCGTTCGCAGATGCGCATCGCACCCGTGCAACACCCAGATTTCGCGGCTGACGTCGTTGACCTGAAAGAGACGTCTTCGCCGGTAGAAATACAGGATGACAAGCACTTTTGGCGCTTGATCCTTGACGACGACGACCCCTCCGCGCTCCAGCGTGTTATCAACCTGATGCTTGACCGCAAATGGCACATCTTGCAAGCCCGCATCATGTGTGACGAGCCTACCGACAAGGGATTGACCCAAACCGTCGCGATGTTTGCTCTGCACCCAGTACATGAGGGTAAGCCCGATAACTCCGTTCTCCAATCGCTCTATGCGCAGCAAAAATCTCGACAAACGCGTCTTCCCTTCACCAAAGACGATGCCGAACTGGTGTGGAATGGCGACATTCTCGAGGTCCGCGCCCGGGACCGTTTAGGTGTTTTAGCTGCTGTAATTGGGGCTCTTCCGGAGCTTCGTTGGGCAACGGTCTCGACGTTTGCCGATACGGTCGTTGATCAGTTTGGTGTGAAGCCGGGGCTTACTCGTAAAGAGAAGGACGCTGCGGTAATGCGGATTAGGCACGCTCTTGGTGACTAA